Proteins encoded by one window of Lycium barbarum isolate Lr01 chromosome 11, ASM1917538v2, whole genome shotgun sequence:
- the LOC132618532 gene encoding uncharacterized protein LOC132618532, protein MVRVMARKPMSHRILMCDKPELMAFSGDPAINISDTIFGFLDDDSSESIYANFCVENEEENGDDDDEEKEESENVEDNKFWETQHQLLQGVLYRTTSLESQIRSITKETIKEANNIICSCRKTVDDGCRSCLMKEVCSRLQIAGFNSASCKSKWKSSQDIPSGEHTFIDVIDSSNPKKGEVRVIIELNFRAEFEMARACKEYNQLVKILPEVFVGKIERLLSLIKILCAAAKKCMKEKKMHIGPWRKQKYMQAKWLKTREREAAAKLPYSSAVDEYSSRPPRPRASMLTVDLLENLPSLHLITAVEVV, encoded by the exons ATGGTTAGAGTTATGGCTAGGAAACCTATGAGTCATAGGATATTAATGTGTGATAAACCGGAATTAATGGCATTTTCCGGTGACCCTGCGATTAATATTTCTGATACTATTTTCGGGTTTCTAGACGACGATTCATCGGAAAGTATTTATGCCAATTTTTgtgttgaaaatgaagaagaaaatggtgatgatgatgatgaagagaaAGAAGAGTCTGAGAATGTTGAAGATAATAAGTTTTGGGAAACTCAACATCAACTTTTACAA GGTGTATTATACAGGACTACTTCATTAGAATCACAAATTCGAAGCATTACAAAAGAGACAATAAAAGAAGCAAATAATATTATATGCAGTTGCCGGAAAACGGTGGATGACGGCTGCCGGAGTTGCCTCATGAAGGAGGTTTGCAGCCGTCTGCAAATTGCAGGTTTCAACTCTGCAAGTTGCAAGTCCAAGTGGAAGAGCTCTCAAGATATTCCAtcag GTGAACATACATTCATAGACGTGATCGACTCTTCAAATCCTAAAAAAGGAGAAGTTCGAGTTATCATCGAGTTGAATTTTCGAGCCGAATTCGAGATGGCACGAGCATGCAAAGAATACAACCAATTAGTAAAAATTTTACCGGAAGTATTCGTTGGAAAAATCGAGAGATTACTATCGTTGATCAAGATTTTGTGTGCGGCAGCCAAGAAATGCATGAAGGAGAAGAAAATGCACATTGGGCCATGGCGGAAACAAAAATACATGCAAGCAAAATGGCTCAAAACACGCGAACGTGAGGCAGCGGCCAAGCTACCATACTCGTCCGCTGTGGACGAGTATTCTAGCCGGCCACCACGACCGAGGGCATCCATGCTCACGGTTGATTTGTTGGAAAATTTGCCAAGTTTACATCTCATCACGGCGGTTGAAGTAGTATGA
- the LOC132617372 gene encoding origin of replication complex subunit 1A-like, translating to MDFCESKTAKQTLNTTPIKQQTPFPIPNLETIFPKTPQTLTATNRRRSLRLTSTTPPPYPKNVTKNVTSSAKSRKSKVIDSVGPTIVSTPGPTESKRKRKCIERKNVGVEKRSVSSSVKKRVDYKKVIFDGGEFAVGDDSTPVSTPGPTESNRKRKCVDRKNVGVEKRIVSSSVKKRVYDKNVILDEGEFALGDDSIPVSRKRKCVEKKNAGIEKRSDSRSVKKRVYYKKVVFDGGEFAVGDDVYVKRREDASSDDEDPEIEECRVCYKPAGRVIMIECDECLGGFHLKCLKPPLKEVPEGDWICLYCEAKKLGKTVEMPVPPKGKKRVRTAKEKLLDSDLWAAHIESIWKEVDGTYWFRAHWYMIPEETAAGRQPHNLRRELYRTNDFADVEMESVIRHCYVMYPKEFEKARNEGDDVFLCEYEYDIQWHSFKRISEIEDNDGDDDEAENDGDWNSCEDPDSDVEDDVEYEKENLSNLLTRPSPAHPLAANSRKGRFFGLQKIGAKKIPEHVRSHKLTELEKAKATLLLATLPKSLPCRTKEMEEITTFIKGAICEDQCLGRCLYIHGVPGTGKTMSVLAVMRSLRCEVDARNIKPYCFVEINGLKLASPENIYSVIYEALNGHKVGWKKALHSLNERFSNVAERSKEETRPCILLIDELDLLVTRNQAVLYNILDWPTKPNSKLIVIGIANTMDLPEKLLPRISSRMGIQRLCFGPYNYQQLQEIILTRLNGIDAFEKPAIEFASRKVAAVSGDARRALEICRRAAELADYRAKKLLSIPNSAAAGKMLVRMADVEAAIQEMFQAPHIQVMRSSSKLSKIFLAAMVYEGHKTGMSETTFDKLAITVSRLCTSNDEKFPGWDMLLKVGCKLGECRILLCEPGVKHKLQKLQLNFPSDDVSFALKDSKELPWLAKYL from the exons ATGGATTTTTGTGAAAGTAAGACAGCCAAACAAACCCTTAACACAACACCAATTAAGCAACAAACCCCATTTCCCATTCCCAATTTAGAAACTATTTTTCCTAAAACCCCACAAACCCTAACTGCCACCAATCGCCGCCGTTCCCTCCGCCTTACCTCCACCACCCCACCACCCTACCCCAAAAATGTGACAAAAAATGTCACTAGTTCAGCAAAATCAAGAAAATCTAAGGTTATTGATTCAGTGGGTCCCACCATCGTATCGACCCCGGGACCCACTGAATCGAAGAGGAAAAGGAAATGTATAGAGAGAAAAAATGTGGGTGTCGAAAAAAGAAGCGTTTCGAGTAGTGTTAAGAAGAGGGTGGATTATAAAAAAGTGATCTTTGATGGAGGAGAGTTTGCTGTAGGGGATGATTCAACCCCCGTTTCGACACCGGGACCCACTGAATCGAATAGGAAAAGGAAATGTGTGGATAGAAAAAATGTGGGTGTCGAAAAAAGAATCGTTTCGAGTAGTGTTAAGAAGAGGGTGTACGATAAAAATGTGATCTTGGATGAGGGAGAGTTTGCTTTGGGGGATGATTCAATCCCCGTTTCGAGGAAAAGGAAATGTGTAGAGAAAAAAAACGCGGGCATTGAAAAAAGAAGCGATTCGAGGAGTGTTAAGAAGAGGGTGTACTATAAAAAGGTGGTTTTTGATGGGGGAGAGTTTGCTGTGGGGGATGATGTATATGTGAAGAGAAGAGAAGATGCTAGTTCGGACGATGAGGATCCGGAAATCGAGGAATGTAGGGTTTGTTATAAGCCAGCAGGGAGGGTGATTATGATTGAATGTGATGAATGTTTAGGAGGGTTTCATTTGAAGTGTTTGAAGCCACCTTTAAAGGAAGTTCCTGAAGGGGATTGGATTTGTTTGTATTGCGAGGCGAAAAAGTTAGGGAAAACGGTGGAAATGCCCGTACCGCCTAAGGGGAAGAAACGGGTAAGGACTGCTAAGGAGAAGTTACTTGATAGTGATCTGTGGGCGGCTCATATTGAGAG TATATGGAAAGAAGTGGATGGTACCTATTGGTTCCGGGCACATTGGTATATGATCCCAGAGGAAACAGCTGCAGGAAGACAACCGCATAACTTAAGGAGAGAACTTTATCGGACTAATGATTTTGCTGATGTTGAG ATGGAATCTGTCATCAGGCATTGCTATGTTATGTATCCAAAAGAATTTGAGAAGGCGAGAAATGAAGGAGATGATGTTTTCCtttgtgaatatgaatatgacatTCAGTGGCATAGTTTCAAGCGCATTTCTGAGATTGAAGATAATGATGGG GATGATGATGAAGCTGAGAATGATGGGGATTGGAACTCTTGCGAAGATCCCGACTCTGACGTGGAAGATGATGTGGAATATGAAAAGGAAAACCTAAGTAATCTATTAACCAGACCATCTCCAGCTCATCCATTGGCTGCG AATTCAAGAAAGGGCCGCTTTTTTGGACTACAGAAGATAGGTGCGAAGAAGATACCAGAACATGTGAGATCTCACAAGCTTACTGAACTTGAGAAGGCAAAAGCAACACTTTTGCTGGCAACTTTGCCCAAATCTCTACCTTGTAGGACTAA AGAAATGGAAGAGATAACTACATTCATAAAAGGTGCCATATGTGAGGATCAATGCCTTGGTAGATGCCTTTACATACACGGTGTTCCTGGGACAGGAAAG ACGATGAGTGTATTAGCAGTAATGAGGAGTTTAAGGTGTGAAGTTGATGCAAGGAACATTAAACCTTATTGTTTTGTGGAAATTAATGGCCTAAAATTGGCGTCACCTGAGAATATTTACAGT GTTATTTATGAAGCACTTAATGGACACAAGGTTGGTTGGAAAAAGGCTCTTCATTCCTTGAATGAGCGGTTTTCAAATGTCGCTGAACGTAGCAAAGAGGAAACCCGGCCTTGTATTCTACTTATAGATGAACTTGATCTCCTGGTTACCAGAAATCAAGCG GTTTTATATAACATTCTTGATTGGCCTACAAAGCCAAATTCCAAACTGATTGTTATAG GTATTGCAAATACTATGGATCTTCCGGAGAAATTGCTTCCGCGGATTTCAAGTCGTATGGGCATACAAAGACTTTGCTTTGGTCCCTATAACTATCAGCAGCTTCAAGAAATTATTTTAACTCGCCTCAATGGAATTGATGCCTTTGAAAAACCTGCAATTGAATTTGCTTCAAGGAAG GTGGCAGCTGTTTCAGGTGATGCACGCCGTGCACTAGAAATATGTAGGCGAGCTGCGGAACTTGCAGATTATCGTGCAAAGAAATTGTTATCAATTCCCAATTCTGCTGCAGCAG GCAAAATGCTTGTCAGAATGGCAGATGTAGAAGCAGCCATTCAGGAAATGTTCCAGGCTCCTCATATCCAA GTGATGAGAAGCAGCTCCAAGCTGAGTAAAATCTTTTTGGCAGCTATGGTTTATGAAGGTCATAAGACAGGGATGAGCGAGACCACCTTTGACAAG TTGGCAATAACTGTTTCCCGTCTCTGTACAAGCAATGATGAAAAATTTCCAGGATGGGATATGCTTCTAAAAGTCGG ATGCAAGCTTGGTGAATGCAGAATACTTTTATGTGAACCTGGAGTGAAGCATAAATTACAAAAGTTACAGCTCAACTTCCCAAG TGATGATGTTTCTTTTGCACTCAAAGACAGCAAGGAGTTGCCATGGTTGGCTAAATATCTCTGA